The following proteins are encoded in a genomic region of Herminiimonas arsenicoxydans:
- the hisC1 gene encoding Histidinol-phosphate aminotransferase (Imidazole acetol-phosphate transaminase) (Evidence 2a : Function of homologous gene experimentally demonstrated in an other organism; PubMedId : 2999081, 8201624; Product type e : enzyme) produces the protein MSQFWSPIVQTLTPYVPGEQPKLPGLIKLNTNENPYPPSPAVTAAVHAVTADALRLYPDPDSSELKQVLARYHEVQPNEIFVGNGSDEVLAFAFMSLLKHAAPLLFPDITYSFYPVYARLFGIDYVEVPLNAAMEIDTADYEKQSCGGIIFPNPNAPTGVLAPLAAIEALLIKQPNAVVVVDEAYIDFGGETAIPLIRKYPNLLVVRTFSKSRSLAGLRIGFAMGHPKLIEALDRVKNSFNSYPMDRLALAGAVASYGDEEYFRKTNAAIVDSREQMTAALEKLGFSVLPSHANFIFARHASYAAAQLATGLRERAIIVRHFNHPRINQYLRISIGNPDECNMLIQTLTLLTSAH, from the coding sequence ATGAGTCAGTTCTGGAGCCCTATCGTGCAAACACTCACGCCGTATGTACCGGGTGAGCAACCGAAATTGCCGGGCTTGATCAAGCTCAACACAAATGAAAATCCGTACCCGCCGTCGCCCGCCGTCACGGCGGCCGTGCATGCGGTGACAGCCGATGCCCTGCGCTTGTATCCGGATCCCGATTCCTCCGAACTGAAGCAGGTATTGGCACGCTATCACGAGGTGCAGCCGAATGAAATTTTCGTCGGCAATGGCTCGGATGAAGTGCTGGCCTTTGCCTTCATGTCCCTGCTCAAGCATGCGGCGCCCTTGCTGTTCCCCGATATTACGTACAGCTTTTACCCGGTCTATGCCAGATTGTTCGGCATCGATTATGTGGAGGTACCGCTGAACGCGGCGATGGAAATCGACACCGCCGACTATGAAAAGCAGTCCTGCGGCGGCATCATTTTTCCCAATCCGAATGCACCTACCGGCGTGCTTGCACCGCTGGCGGCAATTGAAGCGCTGCTGATCAAACAGCCGAATGCTGTCGTCGTCGTCGACGAAGCGTATATCGATTTTGGTGGTGAAACGGCGATTCCGCTGATACGTAAATACCCGAATCTGCTGGTGGTGCGCACCTTCTCCAAATCGCGCTCACTGGCCGGTTTGCGCATCGGCTTTGCGATGGGCCATCCAAAACTGATCGAGGCGCTGGATCGCGTCAAGAACAGTTTCAACTCCTATCCGATGGACAGGCTGGCGCTGGCTGGCGCAGTCGCCAGTTACGGCGATGAAGAATATTTCCGGAAGACCAATGCAGCCATCGTGGACAGTCGCGAACAGATGACGGCGGCGCTGGAAAAACTCGGTTTCTCGGTGTTGCCCTCGCATGCCAATTTCATTTTCGCGCGTCACGCGTCGTATGCCGCCGCCCAGCTGGCGACCGGCTTGCGCGAACGGGCCATCATCGTGCGTCACTTCAATCATCCCCGTATCAATCAGTATCTGCGCATCAGCATAGGCAATCCGGACGAATGCAACATGCTGATCCAGACGCTGACCTTACTGACCTCGGCCCATTAA
- a CDS encoding conserved hypothetical protein; putative membrane protein (Evidence 4 : Homologs of previously reported genes of unknown function), translating to MDNFEGNTMPEPSKKTHEKTSFLATMGAIFWSFIGLRRRSDYEKDVTGLNPFYVLIAALIGVSLFIGILLLVVSLALK from the coding sequence GTGGATAATTTTGAAGGAAACACGATGCCGGAACCAAGCAAGAAAACGCATGAAAAGACCTCCTTTCTGGCCACGATGGGAGCCATTTTCTGGTCTTTTATCGGATTGCGCCGTCGTTCGGATTATGAGAAGGATGTCACCGGCCTCAATCCGTTTTATGTCCTGATCGCTGCGCTGATCGGCGTCTCCCTGTTCATCGGCATCCTGCTGCTCGTCGTATCGCTGGCATTGAAGTAG
- a CDS encoding Conserved hypothetical protein, putative SAM-dependent methyltransferase (Evidence 4 : Homologs of previously reported genes of unknown function): MLTERELESSYLGQFIPVHYHHNMLMDNRRMTGFKAAIDYLVAPGAKVLELGGGTGVLSWFAAAKAEKVWCVEYNPDLVREARTFLSRNVNGHKVEVVEADAFDYLPPEPVDVVICEMIHVAMVREKQVQVIEAFKQRYLEKFGGPLPIFIPEAMIMAVQPLQQDYCFEGYNAPIVQFREATFEQAGSIELAPPAVYATLDFTQNVAEDIRWQGAFVIESDGVVNALRFVTKNILAVVMEQSTTLDWLNHYMTLPLAQALTVKAGDQLCVSFAYRAGCSIQSLQASIRAGDAAIFAVEEQTETIAA; encoded by the coding sequence ATGCTAACCGAACGCGAACTTGAAAGCTCCTATCTGGGGCAATTCATCCCTGTGCATTACCATCACAATATGTTGATGGATAATCGGCGCATGACGGGCTTCAAAGCCGCGATTGATTATCTGGTTGCGCCTGGAGCCAAGGTGCTGGAGCTGGGTGGCGGCACGGGTGTGCTGTCGTGGTTCGCAGCAGCCAAGGCTGAAAAAGTCTGGTGCGTTGAATACAATCCCGATCTGGTCAGGGAAGCGCGTACCTTCTTGTCCAGGAACGTCAATGGACACAAGGTTGAAGTTGTCGAGGCCGATGCCTTTGACTATTTGCCGCCGGAACCCGTTGATGTCGTGATCTGCGAAATGATCCACGTCGCGATGGTGCGCGAGAAGCAAGTGCAGGTTATTGAAGCATTCAAGCAGCGCTATCTGGAAAAATTCGGCGGACCTTTGCCGATTTTTATTCCGGAAGCAATGATCATGGCAGTCCAGCCTTTGCAGCAGGATTACTGCTTTGAAGGTTACAACGCGCCTATCGTGCAGTTCCGCGAGGCGACGTTTGAGCAGGCCGGCAGTATCGAGCTGGCGCCACCTGCGGTCTATGCGACGCTGGATTTTACGCAAAACGTTGCTGAGGATATACGCTGGCAAGGTGCGTTTGTGATTGAAAGCGATGGTGTCGTCAATGCCTTGCGTTTCGTGACCAAAAACATTCTTGCCGTCGTGATGGAGCAATCGACCACCCTAGACTGGCTGAATCACTATATGACCCTGCCACTGGCACAAGCACTCACGGTCAAGGCCGGCGATCAGTTATGTGTCAGTTTCGCGTATCGCGCAGGCTGCTCCATCCAATCTCTGCAAGCCTCGATACGTGCAGGCGATGCAGCCATCTTTGCCGTTGAAGAGCAAACCGAAACCATTGCCGCCTGA
- a CDS encoding hypothetical protein (Evidence 5 : No homology to any previously reported sequences), whose protein sequence is MLSKLMIKTRADHKNVTPLHYIATDITNDRKRFGQTRRVNNSDPVTRIPFCKNEIKDRPDGTFTCVRIKNMMHP, encoded by the coding sequence TTGCTTAGCAAGTTGATGATTAAAACAAGGGCAGATCACAAGAATGTGACGCCGCTCCATTACATTGCAACGGACATCACAAACGATCGGAAACGCTTTGGGCAGACGCGTCGTGTAAACAACTCAGACCCCGTTACACGCATTCCCTTCTGCAAAAATGAAATCAAGGACAGACCGGATGGCACTTTTACCTGCGTTCGCATTAAAAATATGATGCATCCTTGA